A stretch of Carnobacteriaceae bacterium zg-C25 DNA encodes these proteins:
- a CDS encoding glycosyltransferase, whose product MMQQSKKRVLHYVSVWGNGGVEKIITNIIQKSGDNYQHDLFVARHYVNDNIYEMLLKKHHVKIYINTEKSIFKGLKNVASQQLYDLVHIHTAHRVENAKAILAKLAFPKAKVLLYCHTVSLSDGTFKLKIRECLDFLGVGYVSRFFTDKSLAVSQLVLEDAFFKQDIRTAKASVFYAGIDMQGYQFDEHARKSTRQTLGVEEDELLLGHIGRVAMSKNPEYLLDIIIPFLKQEPKAKFLYIGKGDMQESIDKRILESDVSDRILRIEQVENAKHYLMAMDIFVLPSLSEGLPLVALEAQTTGLPCVLSDTISKDTQATDLVSFVALSDPLDAWYIHFKKTKNNRSHYYEQMSASAFNDSIAMRKLSQLYDDLLNATS is encoded by the coding sequence ATGATGCAGCAATCTAAAAAGAGAGTATTACACTATGTTAGTGTGTGGGGCAATGGTGGCGTAGAGAAAATTATTACGAACATCATTCAAAAATCTGGAGATAACTATCAACACGATTTGTTTGTAGCGCGCCATTATGTGAATGATAATATATATGAAATGCTGTTGAAAAAACACCACGTTAAAATTTACATCAATACAGAAAAAAGTATTTTTAAAGGTTTAAAAAATGTGGCGTCTCAACAGTTGTATGATTTAGTGCATATTCATACGGCGCATCGCGTTGAAAATGCTAAGGCAATCCTTGCAAAATTAGCCTTTCCCAAAGCAAAAGTCTTACTATATTGTCATACGGTCTCATTAAGCGATGGGACTTTTAAATTAAAAATCAGAGAATGTTTAGATTTTTTAGGGGTGGGATATGTATCACGATTTTTTACGGATAAAAGCTTAGCCGTTTCGCAATTGGTGCTTGAAGATGCCTTTTTCAAACAAGATATTCGAACAGCAAAAGCAAGTGTTTTTTATGCTGGCATTGATATGCAAGGTTATCAATTTGATGAACACGCTCGAAAATCAACTCGGCAAACATTAGGTGTTGAAGAGGATGAGTTGCTACTAGGGCATATCGGTCGCGTGGCGATGTCTAAAAACCCGGAGTATTTACTCGATATTATCATTCCGTTTTTAAAACAAGAGCCCAAAGCAAAATTTTTGTATATTGGTAAAGGCGATATGCAAGAAAGTATTGATAAACGCATTTTAGAAAGCGATGTTAGCGATCGCATTTTAAGAATTGAACAAGTTGAAAATGCGAAACACTATTTGATGGCAATGGACATCTTTGTTTTACCCTCACTTTCAGAAGGATTGCCACTCGTCGCTTTAGAAGCGCAAACGACAGGTCTTCCTTGTGTACTGAGTGACACCATTTCAAAAGATACACAAGCAACCGATTTAGTGTCGTTTGTTGCCTTGAGTGATCCACTAGATGCGTGGTATATACATTTTAAAAAGACGAAAAACAATCGTTCCCACTATTATGAACAAATGAGTGCTAGTGCATTTAATGACAGTATTGCCATGCGTAAATTGAGCCAATTGTATGACGATTTATTAAATGCTACATCATAG